In Quercus robur chromosome 10, dhQueRobu3.1, whole genome shotgun sequence, a genomic segment contains:
- the LOC126703638 gene encoding elongation factor 1-delta-like, producing the protein MAVTFYDVKSPSGLKKLDDYLLTRSYITGYQASKDDITVHAALSEAPSAEFVNVSRWYNHIDALLRISGVSEEGCGVIIEGAAPIEEEAIATPPVGDTKAAAAEDDDDDDVDLFGEETEEEKKAAEERAAAVKASGKKKESGKSSVLLDVKPWDDETDMKKLEEAVRSVQMEGLLWGASKLVPVGYGIKKMTIMLTIVDDLVSVDTLIEEHLTVEPINEYVQSCDIVAFNKI; encoded by the exons ATGGCAGTCACATTCTATGATGTCAAATCGCCATCTGGCTTGAAGAAGCTTGACGATTACCTGCTTACACGCAGTTACATTACAGG CTATCAAGCTTCGAAGGATGATATCACTGTTCATGCAGCACTCTCCGAGGCTCCATCAGCTGAATTCGTTAATGTGTCTCGGTGGTACAATCACATCGATGCACTCTTGAGGATCTC TGGTGTTTCTGAAGAAGGTTGTGGTGTCATTATTGAGGGAGCTGCCCCCATCGAAGAGGAGGCGATTGCAACCCCTCCTGTTGGTGACACAAAG GCTGCTGCtgctgaggatgatgatgatgatgatgtggaCCTTTTCGGTGAAGAGACTGAAGaggagaagaaggctgctgagGAACGTGCTGCTGCTGTCAAGGCATCTGGCAAAAAGAAAGAGT CTGGCAAGTCATCAGTTCTTTTGGATGTGAAGCCATGGGATGATGAAACTGATATGAAAAAGCTTGAGGAAGCAGTAAGAAGTGTTCAGATGGAAGGGTTGCTTTGGGGAGCAT CTAAACTTGTACCAGTTGGGTATGGTATCAAGAAAATGACGATAATGCTTACCATTGTGGATGACTTGGTGTCTGTTGACACTCTCATTGAGGAACATCTTACAGTCGAACCAATTAATGAATATGTCCAGAGCTGTGACATTGTAGCCTTCAACAAAATAT AA